DNA sequence from the Gemmatimonadales bacterium genome:
CCCTCGGCCGACTTCGTCCACGCCGGCCACGTGGCGGCTGCCACGCGCGAAGTACTCCCGCTCGACCTCGAGGCCGAGCACTACTTCTGCTCCCGGTTCTCCTTGATGCGCGTCGCCTTGCCGGTGAGCTTCCTCAGGTAGTAGAGCTTCGCCCGGCGCACCTTCCCCTTCCGCATGATCTCCACCGACGACACGTTGGGCGAGTTCACCGGGAAGATCCGCTCGACCCCCACCCCCGCCGAGATCTTGCGCACCATGAAGGTCTCGTGCATGCCCCCGCCCTTGCGGCCGATGCACACGCCCTCGAACGCCTGGATGCGCTCCTTGTCGCCCTCGCGGACGCGCACGTTCACCTTGACCGTGTCGCCGGGACGGAAGTCCGGAAGATCCGTCCGCAGTCCCTCGCGCTGTAAACTCGCCAGCCGGTCCATATGCCTCACTCCTCCATCAGTGCGCGGTAGCGCGCCCACAAGTCGGGTCGCCGCTCCCTGGTCAGTCGTTCCGCTTCCGCCTGCCGCCACGCCGCGATCCGGGCATGATCACCCGACAGCAGCACCTCGGGCACCTTCCCCCCGCGGTACTCCGGCGGCCGCGTGTACGAGGGCGGCGCGAGCAGTCCGTCGTAGTGCGAGTCGCCCGCCGCCGATTCGTGGTCGCCCAGCGCGCCCGGCAACAGCCGCACCACGGCGTCGATCACGCAGAGCGCCGCGGGCTCGCCGCCCGACATCACGAAATCGCCGATCGACACCTCTTCGGTGGCCAGGTCATCGGCGACCCGCTGGTCCACGTCCTTGTAGTGCCCGCACAGCAGCGTGAGCTGCGCACCCACCGAATACCGCACCGCATCCGCGTGCTCGAACCGCCTGCCGCGCGCCGAGAGCAGTACCACCGGCGGCTCCCGCTCGAGCGCGTCCAGTGCCTCGAAGAACGGCTCGGGCTTCAGGACCATCCCCGCCCCGCCGCCGTAGGGCTCGTCGTCCGCCGTACGGTGACGGTCGTGCGTGTGGTCGCGCAGCGCCACCACCCTGTACTTCACCAGCCCCTTCGCCGCGGCCCGCCCCAGGATGCTGACGGCCAGCGGCGCCGCGAAGAACTCCGGGAACAGCGTGACGACCGTGACGTCGAGCACTCAGATCTCCAGGAGCCCCGCCGGCGGCGTCACGACGACGAGCTTCTTGGCCCGGTCCACCCGCCGCACCACGCCGGCCGTGAACGGGATGAGGTGCTCGCGCGCCGAGCCCTTCACGTTGAGCAGCCACCCCTGCGGCGCCTCGACCACCGCGGTCACGTGCCCGACCGCTTCGCCCTCTTTGGTCTCGACCCGCAGGCCCACCAGCTCGTGCAGGTAGAACTCGCCTGGCTCCAGCGGCCGAGCCTCACCCACCGCCAACCCGAGATAACGCTCGCGAAGCGCATCGAGCGCGTTCCGGTCTTCCATCCCTTCGAAGTGAACGAGCCAGGCGCGGTGATACCAGCGGCTCTTCGTCACTACGACTTCGGCCCCCGTCGGCCGGCCGTCCCGGTCCAGCACCGCGAGGATGCGCCCCACCCGCAACACCGTCTCAGGCTCGTCGGTGAGGGGGTAGACGAGCGCGTCGCCCTTTACCCCGTGCGGCTTCTTCAGGAGACCGACCGCCAGATGGGTCGGCCCGTTCATGGGCCGCTAGGCCCCTTCGACGGGAGGCTTGGGCAGCTCCGCGCCGAAACAGCCCGCCTTCCGCATGATCGACGCGACCGTCTCCGAAGGCGTCGCGCCCTTCTTCAGCCAGGCCATCGCCTTCTCGACGTCGAGGTCGAACTGCCGGCCCTTGGCGCGCGGGTAGTAGTGCCCCAGCATCTCCACGAAACGCCCGTCCCGCGGCGCTTCCGAGTCCGCCACGACGATGCGGTACGAGGGCTGACGCCTGCGCCCTGCTTTGCGCAACCGGATCTTCACTGCCATCTCACACGGCTCCTCTGCCCATTCGCGGCAGACCTTTGAGGCTCCCCATCCCCCTCATGAACTTCCCCATCTCCTTGAACTGCACCAGCAGCCGGTTCACTTCCTGCACCGGCCTGCCCGAGCCCTTCGCGATCCGGGCGCGCCTCGCCCCGTTCAGGATCTCAGGGTGACGACGCTCTTCGGGCGTCATCGAGAGCACGATCGCCTCGACGTGCTTCATCCGCCTGGGGTCCGCCGCCTTCACGGCTTTCATCATGTCGCGGTTCACGCCCGGCAGCATCCCGAGCAGCGACTCCAGCGGGCCCAGCTTCTGCGTCTCCTTCAGCGCCTCGAGGAAGTCCTCGAGGTTCATGCCTTTCTTGGTCGTGGCCTTGCGCGCCAGCTTCTCGGCCTTGGCCTGGTCGAGCGACTGCTCCGCCTTCTCCACCAGCCCGAGCACGTCGCCCATCTGGAGCATCCGGCTCGCCATGCGGTCCGGACGGAACGGCTCGATGGCCTCGAGCCCTTCTCCCACCCCGACGTACTTGATCGGCGCCCGCGTCGTCTCGAAGATCGAGAGCGCCGCCCCACCGCGCGCGTCGCCGTCCATCTTGGTCAGCACGACGCCGGTGATACCGAGGGCGTCGTGGAACCCCTGCGCGATGCGGACCGCGTCCTGCCCGGTCATGCCATCGGCGACGAGCAACACCTCGTGCGGGGGCACCGCAGCCTTGAGCCGAGTGAGCTCGTCCATCATCTCGCCGTCGATCGCGAGCCGGCCCGCGGTGTCCACCAGCACGGTGCGCGCCCGCGCGTGCCTGGCGGCCTCGACGCCGCGCCGCAATATGCCGACCACGTCCGACTGGCCCGGCTCGGCGTGGATGCCGACGTTCACCCGGCCGGCCAGCTCCACGAGTTGGGCGACGGCCGCCGGCCGGTACACGTCCGCCGCCACCAGAAACGGCGCCTTCTGCTCCAACGTAAGGCGCTTGGCGAGCTTCGCGGCCGTGGTCGTCTTACCCGACCCCTGGAGCCCGACCAGGTAGACGATGGTGGGCGGCACGCTGGCGTAGCGGATCGTGGCCGGCTGCCCACCCAGGAGGTGGACGAGCTCTTCGTGCACGATCTTCACCAGTTGCTGGCCCGGCGCCACACTCTTGAGCGCCGGCAGCCCGACCGCCTTCTCCGCCACGCGCTCCGTGAACCCGCGCGCGACATCGAATCCCACGTCCGCGTCGAGCAGGGCCCGGCGGACCGTCTCCAGCCCGTCGCGGATGGCCTCCGCGGTCAAAACGCCGCGCCCTCGGAGCTGATTGAGCGCGGCGGAGAGCTTTTCGCTAAGCTCATCGAACATTAGCCTTTAAAGCTATCGAGACGCTAAGATTCGAGCAACCGTGACCCCACTCAGCCCCGAAGCGACGACCCTACTGGTCCAGGCGATCATCACGATCGGCGTCGGCGCCGTCTCCGGCGGGATCACCAACGCCGTCGCCATCTGGATGCTGTTCCACCCCTACGAGCCGGTCAAAGTGGGGCCGTGGACGCTCCAGGGCGCGGTCCCCAAGAACAAGGACCGGCTGGCCAAGAGCGTCGGCAAGACGGTGGGAGAGCGTCTCCTCACTCCGGAGGACCTGGAGCGCCAGCTGACCGCGCCAGGCCTGCGCGAAGCGTTCGAGAAGACGCTGGGCGATTGGGTGACCAAGGCGCTCTTGAACGAGTACGGCACTGCGCGTGAGCTGCTCCCGGCACCAGTCACCGCTGAGCTGGAGCTAGCGATCGCGAACCTCGCGCCCACCGTCGCCGACCGCTTCGTCGAGTTCGCCGCGACCCCGGCCTTCCACGATGCGGTGCGGGACTTCCTCTCCCGCCAGAGCGCGGAGCTGAAGGACCGCCCGGTGGCGGGCGTGCTCACCGAGGCGCGCCAGGAGTCCATCAAGCAGTGGGCTGCCGGCTGGGTGGACACGCTGGCGCAGAGCGAGGACTTCGAGCGGGCGATCCGCGAGTTCGTCGA
Encoded proteins:
- the rimM gene encoding ribosome maturation factor RimM (Essential for efficient processing of 16S rRNA) produces the protein MNGPTHLAVGLLKKPHGVKGDALVYPLTDEPETVLRVGRILAVLDRDGRPTGAEVVVTKSRWYHRAWLVHFEGMEDRNALDALRERYLGLAVGEARPLEPGEFYLHELVGLRVETKEGEAVGHVTAVVEAPQGWLLNVKGSAREHLIPFTAGVVRRVDRAKKLVVVTPPAGLLEI
- the rplS gene encoding 50S ribosomal protein L19, encoding MDRLASLQREGLRTDLPDFRPGDTVKVNVRVREGDKERIQAFEGVCIGRKGGGMHETFMVRKISAGVGVERIFPVNSPNVSSVEIMRKGKVRRAKLYYLRKLTGKATRIKENREQK
- the ffh gene encoding signal recognition particle protein, translated to MFDELSEKLSAALNQLRGRGVLTAEAIRDGLETVRRALLDADVGFDVARGFTERVAEKAVGLPALKSVAPGQQLVKIVHEELVHLLGGQPATIRYASVPPTIVYLVGLQGSGKTTTAAKLAKRLTLEQKAPFLVAADVYRPAAVAQLVELAGRVNVGIHAEPGQSDVVGILRRGVEAARHARARTVLVDTAGRLAIDGEMMDELTRLKAAVPPHEVLLVADGMTGQDAVRIAQGFHDALGITGVVLTKMDGDARGGAALSIFETTRAPIKYVGVGEGLEAIEPFRPDRMASRMLQMGDVLGLVEKAEQSLDQAKAEKLARKATTKKGMNLEDFLEALKETQKLGPLESLLGMLPGVNRDMMKAVKAADPRRMKHVEAIVLSMTPEERRHPEILNGARRARIAKGSGRPVQEVNRLLVQFKEMGKFMRGMGSLKGLPRMGRGAV
- the rpsP gene encoding 30S ribosomal protein S16; this translates as MAVKIRLRKAGRRRQPSYRIVVADSEAPRDGRFVEMLGHYYPRAKGRQFDLDVEKAMAWLKKGATPSETVASIMRKAGCFGAELPKPPVEGA
- the trmD gene encoding tRNA (guanosine(37)-N1)-methyltransferase TrmD; translation: MLDVTVVTLFPEFFAAPLAVSILGRAAAKGLVKYRVVALRDHTHDRHRTADDEPYGGGAGMVLKPEPFFEALDALEREPPVVLLSARGRRFEHADAVRYSVGAQLTLLCGHYKDVDQRVADDLATEEVSIGDFVMSGGEPAALCVIDAVVRLLPGALGDHESAAGDSHYDGLLAPPSYTRPPEYRGGKVPEVLLSGDHARIAAWRQAEAERLTRERRPDLWARYRALMEE